One Vibrio gallaecicus genomic region harbors:
- a CDS encoding PEGA domain-containing protein yields the protein MTNFRISALLLALSPFWVSASVSAEELNQVDPVSAIDAKLHNKNSDIEQLSATKVSATEDLQQLKNTNIKLLRESEELKAKRNRSKSVLDKQYSRLLEDPEIDLISFQKSYQDAWTAVKENQSSLLDNQQAMSESEIRLSQIKQKQARLNNELANLKESKVEARVKRIATELRESAVLETSYTTTCSSTMTLGECTSQGKYLTNQKAVQTFKAQLLEQLTENTLAKQNLQDVQLNIHVQDSQTIKSGFSGNNSYFMQIQAQLQAKPEAVAACNLLNVSTRYCLTGSQAAVVKKNDKQWANVTVRSDQYNDSVTINGIKYGSTPIEVALPSGRHQVTVSKDGYESYNRTVTINGSDTIWVKLLPSKES from the coding sequence ATGACTAACTTTCGAATTTCAGCGCTTTTACTTGCGCTATCCCCTTTTTGGGTATCTGCATCGGTATCAGCTGAAGAACTGAATCAAGTCGATCCCGTTTCAGCTATCGATGCAAAATTACATAATAAAAACTCAGATATTGAGCAACTTTCAGCGACAAAAGTATCAGCGACTGAAGATCTACAGCAGCTAAAAAATACCAATATTAAGTTATTACGTGAAAGCGAAGAATTAAAAGCTAAGCGTAATAGAAGTAAGTCAGTGCTGGACAAACAGTACAGCCGCTTACTTGAAGACCCAGAGATTGACTTAATTTCTTTTCAGAAAAGCTACCAAGATGCTTGGACCGCAGTTAAAGAAAATCAATCTTCTCTGCTTGATAACCAACAAGCGATGAGTGAAAGCGAAATTCGTCTTTCTCAAATCAAACAAAAGCAAGCTCGCTTGAATAATGAATTAGCGAACCTGAAAGAATCAAAAGTTGAAGCACGTGTTAAACGTATCGCAACAGAGCTGCGTGAGAGTGCTGTTCTTGAAACCAGCTACACAACAACGTGTTCATCAACCATGACACTTGGTGAATGTACTTCGCAAGGTAAATACTTAACCAACCAAAAAGCAGTTCAAACCTTCAAAGCTCAGTTACTTGAACAGCTCACAGAGAACACGTTAGCAAAACAAAACTTGCAAGATGTTCAACTGAATATTCACGTTCAAGATAGCCAAACTATCAAAAGTGGCTTCTCTGGCAACAACTCTTACTTCATGCAGATTCAGGCTCAGCTTCAAGCAAAACCAGAAGCTGTTGCGGCATGTAACTTATTAAATGTATCGACTCGCTACTGTCTAACCGGTAGCCAAGCAGCTGTAGTCAAAAAAAATGACAAACAGTGGGCTAACGTGACGGTTCGTTCTGATCAGTACAATGACTCTGTCACCATCAATGGTATTAAATACGGCAGTACACCTATTGAGGTGGCTTTACCAAGTGGTCGTCATCAAGTTACTGTGTCTAAAGATGGCTACGAATCTTACAACCGCACCGTAACCATTAATGGCAGCGATACTATTTGGGTAAAATTACTTCCGAGTAAAGAAAGCTAA
- a CDS encoding AraC family transcriptional regulator — protein MPKTPLFPNIDLQPLGLSMPRPAEIITLPSHMDCHEHQYSQVVIGLKGQAEFEVSGKGNLVGPGQGCVVTASSDHAFGGVVGQSDILVLNMPMPTNDDPLMLEKINQLASSNIYFQLDMQIQKLIQMLVQEMQASPDDLLLSRACNDTVIALLQRHISEFETSVKDSRFDLDALDRYIEQHLSNKISVAQLAGSVFLGESQFHMLFKDQMGITPHQYVLGKRIDLSRKLIEQGNLTLGQVAELSGFSGQSSFTHTFSRLQGMSPSQYKKQKLVK, from the coding sequence ATGCCTAAAACACCACTTTTTCCAAATATTGACCTTCAACCCCTTGGTTTATCAATGCCGCGCCCTGCGGAAATCATCACGCTGCCTTCACATATGGACTGCCATGAGCATCAGTATTCACAAGTTGTGATTGGCTTGAAAGGTCAGGCCGAATTTGAGGTTAGTGGTAAAGGTAATTTAGTGGGGCCTGGGCAAGGTTGTGTAGTGACGGCTAGCTCTGATCATGCTTTCGGGGGAGTTGTTGGTCAGTCGGATATTTTAGTATTGAATATGCCTATGCCAACCAATGATGATCCACTGATGCTAGAGAAAATTAATCAACTGGCTTCATCGAATATCTACTTTCAATTAGACATGCAAATTCAAAAGCTTATACAAATGTTAGTACAGGAAATGCAAGCCAGTCCTGATGATTTGTTGTTAAGCAGAGCATGTAATGACACGGTTATTGCCCTGCTTCAAAGACACATTTCTGAATTCGAAACATCCGTTAAAGATTCGCGTTTCGACCTTGATGCATTAGACAGATATATCGAACAGCACCTTTCTAATAAGATCTCAGTAGCTCAACTGGCTGGTAGCGTGTTTCTTGGCGAGAGCCAGTTCCACATGCTCTTTAAAGATCAAATGGGCATTACTCCCCATCAATATGTCCTAGGGAAGAGAATTGATCTTTCACGTAAGCTCATAGAACAAGGAAATTTAACCTTAGGACAAGTTGCCGAACTTTCCGGTTTTTCAGGTCAATCTTCATTCACCCATACCTTTTCTCGCTTACAAGGTATGTCACCATCTCAGTATAAAAAACAAAAACTTGTTAAATAG